The proteins below are encoded in one region of Gopherus flavomarginatus isolate rGopFla2 chromosome 12, rGopFla2.mat.asm, whole genome shotgun sequence:
- the LOC127032139 gene encoding olfactory receptor 5D18-like codes for MADTARRNQTAIMEFTLLGFGDLPELKILLFLMFLVIYITTMAGNILIIALVVTDQHLHIPMYFFLGNLSCLETCYISTILPRLLASLLTALIKLSCSDTHLIILLDFILACVFTFPPFLLTITSYVCVIATILRIPSTTGRQKAFSTCSSHLIVVTIFYGTIMIVYMLPKRETLRDLKKVFSLCYTVLTPLVNPLIYSLRNREVKEALCKAVSKCGFHKNMQGF; via the exons ATGGCAGACACAGCCAGGAGAAATCAAACGGCCATCATGGAATTCACCCTCCTGGGATTTGGGGATCTCCCTGAACTGaaaattcttctcttcctgatGTTCCTAGTGATCTACATCACAACTATGGCCGGGAACATCCTGATCATTGCACTAGTTGTGACTGATCAACACCTTCAcatccccatgtacttcttcctggggaacttgtcatgcttggagacctgctacatcTCAACCATCCTGCCCAGGTTGCTGGCCAGTCTCCTAACTG CATTGAtaaaactctcctgcagtgacacacaCCTGATCATATTGCTAGATTTCATTCTAGCCTGTGTATTCACTTTTCCTCCATTCCTACTAACCATAACATCCTATGTGTGTGTCATtgccaccatcctgagaatccccTCCACTACCGGGAGGCAGAAggcattttccacctgctcctctcacctcatcgtggtgacaattttctatggcACAATAATGATTGTCTACATGCTACCGAAACGTGAAACACTCAGAGACCtgaaaaaagtgttttctctttgctacacagtcctgactcccctggtaaaccccctcatctacagcctgagaaacagagaggtcaaggaagcCTTATGCAAGGCAGTCAGTAAATGTGGCTTTCACAAAAACATGCAGGGTTTCTGA